The DNA window TCGTCGGCATTCGGCTGACCTGCTGCGCTCACGGTGCCACCCCCACGGTGCTCAGTCCCTCGTTCTCGTCCCAGCCCAGTGCGAGGTTCATCGACTGCACCGCGCCGCCGCCGGTCCCCTTGGTCAGATTGTCCACGGCGCCGACGGCGACCAGCGTTCCGGCCCGTTCATCGACGCTCACCGCTAGTTGCACGGCATTGGAACCGATCACCGACCCGGTGGCGGGTAACCGATCGGCGGGTAGCACGTGGATGAATTCCTCATCGGCATAAGCCTTTTCGTACACCGCACGCACCTCGTCGGCACTCGCGCGGGTCCGCGCGGTGCAGGTGGCGAGGATGCCACGCGCCATTGGGGCCAGCACCGGGGTGAACGAGACCGTGACCGGCGCATCGGCGGCCGCCGACAGCGCCTGCGCGATCTCGGGCGTGTGCCGATGAGTGCCGCCGACGCCGTAGGCCCGGGCCGATCCGATCACCTCGGAGGCGAGGAGATCCACCTTCGGCGACCGACCGGCACCCGAGGCGCCACTGACCGCGACGATGGTCACGTGCGGCTCCACGAGACCGGCGGCAAGCGCCGGCAACAGCGACAGGATGGACACCGTCGGATAGCAGCCCGGCACCGCGATCCGGCTCGCATCACGCAGCACATCCCGGTTGCCGGGCAGTTCGGGCAGTCCGTACGGCCACGTCCCGGCATGGGCTCCGCCGTAGTAGTGCGACCACTCGTCGGCGTCGCGCAGCCGGAAGTCGGCCCCGCAGTCGATGATGAGCGTGGTCGGCGGCAGCGCATCGGCGATGACCGCCGAGGTGCCGTGCGGCAGCCCGAGGAACACCACGTCGTGTCCGGCGAGGACCTGCGGTGCGCTCTCCTGCAGTACCCGGTCGGCGAGCGGCAGCAGATGCGGGTGATGGGCGCCGAGCGTGGTGCCCGCATTGCCGCCGGCCGTCAGCGCTCCGATCTCCAGGTCTCCGGATCGCAGACGCGGATGGCCGCAGAGCAGTCGTAGGATCTCGCCACCCGCGTAGCCACTCGCACCGGCCACCGCCACCTTGATCGTCATGTGATCATTATGCATGCTGGTGCAAATTGATTCATAGCCGGCCTGTTGATCATGCGCCCAGATCCGTTGATCGTGCGTCAGATTCCATTGACCGGGCGAGCGTGCACGGCGGATGAAATCCGCCGCACGATCAACGCAGGCGGGCGCCCACTCTCCGGCCGGCCTCGTCGACGGCCGAGAGCTTGGCGGCGTTGGCCTCATCCTCGGTGAGTGTGCGGTCACCGGCCCGGAACCGCAGGGCAAAGGTCAGGGACTTGTTCCCCGCGCCCACCTGATCGCCGGTGAAGACGTCGAACAACTCGATCGATTCGAGCAGGTCACCGGCACCGGCACGCAGCGCCTCCCCGACCTCGGCGGCGGGCACGTCGTCGGCGACGACGACAGCGACGTCCTGCAGTACTGCCGGGAACGCCGAGACCGTCGGCGCGGGCAGCACCGTGGTCAGCGGCAGCGCGTCGACGTCGACCTCGACGGCACACACACGTGGCGGGAGGCCGAGACGCTCCAGCACGGTCGGATGCAGTTCACCTGCATATCCGACCGTGACACCGTCGACGGTCAGTCGCGCGCACCGGCCCGGATGCCATGGCTTGTGGTCGTCGGCACTCAGGTCGATGCTCACCCCGGCGGCCCGGCCGATGGTGCGTGCCGCCTCGAAGGCGTCGAGGTAGTCGGCCGCGCGGCCGGGTCCCCACGGACCGGCGGGATCACGCAGACCGGTGA is part of the Gordonia bronchialis DSM 43247 genome and encodes:
- the argC gene encoding N-acetyl-gamma-glutamyl-phosphate reductase translates to MTIKVAVAGASGYAGGEILRLLCGHPRLRSGDLEIGALTAGGNAGTTLGAHHPHLLPLADRVLQESAPQVLAGHDVVFLGLPHGTSAVIADALPPTTLIIDCGADFRLRDADEWSHYYGGAHAGTWPYGLPELPGNRDVLRDASRIAVPGCYPTVSILSLLPALAAGLVEPHVTIVAVSGASGAGRSPKVDLLASEVIGSARAYGVGGTHRHTPEIAQALSAAADAPVTVSFTPVLAPMARGILATCTARTRASADEVRAVYEKAYADEEFIHVLPADRLPATGSVIGSNAVQLAVSVDERAGTLVAVGAVDNLTKGTGGGAVQSMNLALGWDENEGLSTVGVAP